GCGGTGTGAATGTCACCGTCTTCGACAAACTCCCCGCCCCCTCCGGGGAATCCCGTGCGCTCGGCTTCAACCGGCGCGCGGCGGAAACCCTCGACCAGCGCGGACTCCTGGCCGGGCTCGGTGCGTTCCGGTGGGGCCCGATGGGCCACTTCGGCGGCGTCCGTTTCGACCTGGGCATGCTGGAGGAGGACCACAGCGGCGTCCTGGGACTCTCCCAGGCCCGCACCGAGGACATGCTGGCCGCCCGGCTCACCGAGCTGGGGGTGGTGGTGCACCGCGGGGTCGAGGTCACCGGGGTGCACGAGGAGAGCGACGGCGTCGTCGTCACCTGCCAGGGGCCCGAGGGCCCCGGCGAACACCGCGCCCGCTACGTGGTGGGCTGCGACGGCCCGCACAGCACCGTCCGCGCGGCCGCCAACATCCCCGCCCGCCACTGGGAGGCCACCCGCGGCATGTACACCGCGGAGCTCACCGGGGTCACGCTGCGCCCGCGGCCCATCGGGGAACGCCTGCCCGGCGGCCACATGGTGGTGTGCACCCCGCTGGGCGAGGGCCGCTGCCGCATCGTCGTCCACGACAAGGACCTGCCCCCACACCAGGACCCCGCCACACTGACGTTCCCCCAGATCGCCGACGCCTGGCAGAAGTTGACCGGCGAGGACATCCACCACGCGAGCGCGCAGTGGATGTGGGCCTGCAACAACGCGGCCGCCCTGGCCACGGAGTACCGGCGCGGGCGGGTGCTGCTGGCGGGCGATGCCGCACACGCCATGCCGCCGCTGGCCGCCTGGGGACTGAGCGCCGGGCTGCAGGACGCGGCGAACCTGGGCTGGAAGCTGGCCGCGCACCTGGCCGGCCGGGCGCCGGAGCACCTGCTGGACACCTACCACGGCGAACGCCACCCCGTCGGGGAGCAGTTGATCCGCAACGCGCAGGCGGCGTCGATGCTCTACCTCGGCGACGCCGCCATGGATCCGCTGCGCGGCGTGCTGGGCGAGCTGATGGAGCACAAGGAGGCCGCCGGGCAGCTGGCCGGCATCGTCAGCGGGCTGGGCATCGGCTACGACCTGGGGCCGGGGGAGCACCCCCTGCTGGGCCGGCGCATGCCGCCGCAGCAGGAACTGACCCGCCCCGAGGGCACCCGCACCCGCGTCGCGGAGCTGCTGCACAGCGCCCGCGGCGTCCTCATCCTCACCGAAGGCACCGCCGCCGCGGACAAGACGGCCCACCTGGCCGCCGACTGGAGCGACCGCGTCGACGTCGTCACCGCCACCTGGACCACGAAAGCGGCCACAGCGACCGAGGCGGTCCTCATCCGCCCCGACGGCTACGTCGCCTGGACCGCGCCGGGCAGCGACCGCGACCTGACCGACGTCCTTGGCCACTGGTTCGGCACCCCCGGCACCACCCACCGAACAGGAGCGCGAGCATGAGCAGGGACGTGATCGTCGTCGGCGCGGGCCCGGTCGGACTGATGATGGCCGGCGAACTGCGCCTGGTCGGCGCGGATGTCGTCGTCTACGAGAAGCTGCCCGCCCCGGCCCGCGAGTCCCGCGGCGCCAGCCTCACCCGCCGCGCCGTCGAGAGCTTCGACCAGCGCGGCCTGCTCGCCCGGCTCGGCGCCACCGAGCCCGCCGACGCCCACTTCGGCGGGGTGCCCATCGACCTGGACCTCCTGGAGGAGGACCACAGCGGCGCCCGGGGCGTCTCGCAGTTCCGCACCGAGCGGATGCTGGAGGACTGGGCGGGCGACCTCGGCGTGCCCATCCGCCGCGGATACGAGGTCACCGACCTGGACCAGAGCCCCGACGGCGTCGAGGTGACCCTGAAGGGGCCACAGGGACCCGGCCGCGACAGCGCCCGCTACCTGATCGGCTGCGACGGCGGGCGCAGCACCGTCCGCAAGCTGGCCGGCATCGACTTCACCGGCCCCGAGCCCACCCGCGGCTTCTACACGGCCGATGTGACCGGCATCGAGACCCGCCGCCGGCGCATCGGGGAGAACCTCCCCGACGGCAGCATGATCATGGCGATGGACCTGGAGGACGGCGTCACCCGGGTGGTCGCCTACGAGCGCGGCATGCGCCCCAAGGACCGCGAGGCCCTCTCCTACGCCGAACTGGCCGACGCCTGGCAGCGGCTGACCGGCGAGTCCATCCACCACGGGCAGTGCCGCTGGATCAGCTGCTTCACCGACGCCTCCCGGGTGGCCGCCCACTACCGGCGCGGCCGGATCTTCCTGGCGGGCGATGCCACCCACGTCCAGCCGCCCGCCATGGCCCAGGGGCTGAGCGTGGGCGTGCAGGACGCGGTGAACCTGGGCTGGAAACTGGCCGCGGTGCTGGCCGGCCACGCCCCCGACACCCTCCTGGACACCTACCACGCCGAGCGCCACCCGATCGGAGAGCAACTGGCGCGCAACGCCCGCGCCGCGATCGAACTGCGCCTGACCGGCCAGGAGATGGCCCCGCTGCGCGAGGTACTGGGCGAACTGCTCACCCACAAGGACGCGGCCGCCCACCTGGCCGGCGTCCTCAGCGGCCTGGGCATCCGCTACGACATGGGCCCGGGCGCCCACCCCCTGCTGGGCCGGCGCATGCCGCCGCGGCAGGAACTGACCCGCCCCGACGGCACCCGCACCCGCGTCGCCGAACTGCTGCATCCCGCCCGCGGCGTACTGATCACCACCGACGGCGCGGACGGCACCGGCGGCAAGGCGGCCCAGCTCGCCAAGGACTGGACGCACCGCATCGACCTCGTCACCGCCACCTGGAGCACCCACCCCGCAGGCCCGGCCCCGCAGGCCCTCCTCATCCGGCCCGACGGCTACGTCGCCTGGACCGCGCCCGGCAGCGACAGCGACCTCACCGACGCACTGACCCGCTGGTTCGGCGCCCCGCACCCGCCCGCCCGGCCGCTCTGACCCGCGCACCCCGCCCCGGCGACCACCCCCGACCCCCCCCCAGGAGATGCCCGTGAGGACCGGAGTCACCGTCTGGCTCACCGGCCTGCCCAGCGCCGGCAAGACCACCATCGCCTACGAGCTGGCCGCCCGGCTCCGCGCGGAGGGCCACCGCGTGGAGGTCCTGGACGGCGACGAGATCCGCGAGGCGCTCTCGGCCGGCCTCGGCTTCTCGCGCACCGACCGCCACACCAACGTGCAGCGCATCGGCTACGTCGCCGAACTCCTGGCCCGCAACGGCATCCTGGCGCTGGCCCCGGTGATCGCGCCGTACACCGACAGCCGCGAAGCGGTGCGCAAACGCCACGACAGCAACCACACCCCCTACCTCGAAGTGCACGTCGCCACCCCCCTGGAGGTGTGCAGCGCACGCGACGTGAAGGGCCTGTACGCGAAGCAGGCCGCCGGCCACCTGACCGGCCTGACCGGCGTGGACGACCCCTACGAGGAGCCCGCGGCACCCGACCTGCGCCTGCACGCCCAGCACCAGAGCGTTCAGGAGTCCGCCGCCGCCGTGCACGCCCTGCTCACCGAAAGGGGACTGTTATGACACCGGCCCTCGATGCGGTGACGGCCGCCGGCGGGGGCGGCGAGAGCCCTTACGCCCTCTCGCACCCCGACGCCCTGGAATCCGAGGCGGTGCACATCCTGCGCGAGGTGGCGGGCGAGTTCGACAACCCGGTGCTCCTCTTCTCCGGCGGCAAGGACTCCATCGTCATGCTGCACCTGGCGCTGAAGGCGTTCACCCCCGCGCCGGTGCCCTTCGCGCTGCTGCACGTGGACACCGGCCACAACTTCC
The sequence above is a segment of the Streptomyces sp. Je 1-369 genome. Coding sequences within it:
- a CDS encoding FAD-dependent monooxygenase; amino-acid sequence: METGVIIVGAGPVGLMLAGELHLGGVNVTVFDKLPAPSGESRALGFNRRAAETLDQRGLLAGLGAFRWGPMGHFGGVRFDLGMLEEDHSGVLGLSQARTEDMLAARLTELGVVVHRGVEVTGVHEESDGVVVTCQGPEGPGEHRARYVVGCDGPHSTVRAAANIPARHWEATRGMYTAELTGVTLRPRPIGERLPGGHMVVCTPLGEGRCRIVVHDKDLPPHQDPATLTFPQIADAWQKLTGEDIHHASAQWMWACNNAAALATEYRRGRVLLAGDAAHAMPPLAAWGLSAGLQDAANLGWKLAAHLAGRAPEHLLDTYHGERHPVGEQLIRNAQAASMLYLGDAAMDPLRGVLGELMEHKEAAGQLAGIVSGLGIGYDLGPGEHPLLGRRMPPQQELTRPEGTRTRVAELLHSARGVLILTEGTAAADKTAHLAADWSDRVDVVTATWTTKAATATEAVLIRPDGYVAWTAPGSDRDLTDVLGHWFGTPGTTHRTGARA
- a CDS encoding FAD-dependent monooxygenase — its product is MSRDVIVVGAGPVGLMMAGELRLVGADVVVYEKLPAPARESRGASLTRRAVESFDQRGLLARLGATEPADAHFGGVPIDLDLLEEDHSGARGVSQFRTERMLEDWAGDLGVPIRRGYEVTDLDQSPDGVEVTLKGPQGPGRDSARYLIGCDGGRSTVRKLAGIDFTGPEPTRGFYTADVTGIETRRRRIGENLPDGSMIMAMDLEDGVTRVVAYERGMRPKDREALSYAELADAWQRLTGESIHHGQCRWISCFTDASRVAAHYRRGRIFLAGDATHVQPPAMAQGLSVGVQDAVNLGWKLAAVLAGHAPDTLLDTYHAERHPIGEQLARNARAAIELRLTGQEMAPLREVLGELLTHKDAAAHLAGVLSGLGIRYDMGPGAHPLLGRRMPPRQELTRPDGTRTRVAELLHPARGVLITTDGADGTGGKAAQLAKDWTHRIDLVTATWSTHPAGPAPQALLIRPDGYVAWTAPGSDSDLTDALTRWFGAPHPPARPL
- the cysC gene encoding adenylyl-sulfate kinase, with product MRTGVTVWLTGLPSAGKTTIAYELAARLRAEGHRVEVLDGDEIREALSAGLGFSRTDRHTNVQRIGYVAELLARNGILALAPVIAPYTDSREAVRKRHDSNHTPYLEVHVATPLEVCSARDVKGLYAKQAAGHLTGLTGVDDPYEEPAAPDLRLHAQHQSVQESAAAVHALLTERGLL